GAAAACACCGTAATCGCCTTTACCTCTGCCGATATGGAATTTTTAAAACCCGTTTATCCAAATGAAAAAGTAACGGTAACATCGGAGAAATTGTTCTTTCGTTTTGGAAAATTAAAATGCAATGCCGTAATGAAAAACGAAGCTGGACAAGAAGTTTGCAGAGGCGTTCTAGCAGGAATGATAACAAAAAGGTTATGAAAAAGCGAGTTGTTATAACAGGTCTTGGAGTTGCAGCGCCAAATGGTGTTGGAATTCCTGCGTTTACTTATGCGCTGCAAAATGGCATTTCGGGTATTCGTCACGATTCTCAATTAGAAGAATTACAGTTTTCTTGTCAGATTGTAGGTCAGCCGCAAATATCTGAAGAGTTGAAAGCGCAGTATTTTACAGAACTCGAACTACGAGGATTTAACAGCACAGGAATTTTATACGGCGTTATTGCGGGTATGGAAGCTTGGAACAATGCAGGATTGCCTATTAATGAAAATCCAGATTGGCATAGCGGCGCAATCTTCGGAGCTGGAACTTCTGGAATTGATAAATTCCGCGAAAGCATTTATAAAATTGACGAACTTCAAACCCGAAAATTAGGAAGTACTGTTGTCGCTCAAACCATGAACAGCGGTGTAAGCGCTTATCTTGGAGGTAAAATCGGATTAGGAAATCAGGTCACTACCAATTCGTCGGCTTGTACGACAGGAACCGAATCCATACTAATGGCTTACGACCGCATACAATCTGGACAAGCAAAACGAATATTAGCAGGAAGCACTTCCGACAGCGGTCCATACATTTGGGCAGGATTTGATGCGATTCGTGTCTGTTCGTCCAAGTTTAATGATAAACCCGAAGAAGGTTCCAGACCCATGAGCGCTTCGGCAGCTGGATTTGTTCCCGGAAGCGGTGCAGGAGCCTTTGTAATTGAAGATTTGGAAACTGCACTAGAACGAGGAGCGACAATTTATGCCGAAATATTGGGCGGAAATATCAATTCTGGCGGACAGCGCGACGGTGGAAGTATGACTGCTCCAAATAGTATAGCCGTGCAAAGATGTATTAAAACCGCTATTGAAAATGCTGGAATTCATCCAAATGAAATTGATGCTATAAATGGACATTTAACAGCAACAACAAAAGACAGTCTGGAGATTGAAAACTGGACAATAGCCTTGGATCGAAACGGTTTAGATTTTCCGTATATTAATTCGCTGAAAAGCTTAACAGGACATTGTTTAAGTGCGTCCGGAAGTATTGAAAGTGTTGCCGCAGTATTACAGCTTCACGAAGGTTTTTTATTTGGAAATAAAAACTGTACCGATCTTCATCCCGAAATTGCTGCATTGATTGATCCTTCAAAAGCACTTTTAGAAACTATAAAAACTAATCCCAAAATAATTGCGAAAGCCAGTTTTGGTTTTGGCGATGTAAACGCATGCGTAATATTTAAAAAATTTGAAAACTAAAATGGACAGAAAAGAACTTACCGCAAGATTAAAAGTAATTATAAAGCCTTTTGTTACCAACCAAGAAGCTTATGACAACCTA
The Flavobacterium humidisoli DNA segment above includes these coding regions:
- a CDS encoding beta-ketoacyl-[acyl-carrier-protein] synthase family protein, which produces MKKRVVITGLGVAAPNGVGIPAFTYALQNGISGIRHDSQLEELQFSCQIVGQPQISEELKAQYFTELELRGFNSTGILYGVIAGMEAWNNAGLPINENPDWHSGAIFGAGTSGIDKFRESIYKIDELQTRKLGSTVVAQTMNSGVSAYLGGKIGLGNQVTTNSSACTTGTESILMAYDRIQSGQAKRILAGSTSDSGPYIWAGFDAIRVCSSKFNDKPEEGSRPMSASAAGFVPGSGAGAFVIEDLETALERGATIYAEILGGNINSGGQRDGGSMTAPNSIAVQRCIKTAIENAGIHPNEIDAINGHLTATTKDSLEIENWTIALDRNGLDFPYINSLKSLTGHCLSASGSIESVAAVLQLHEGFLFGNKNCTDLHPEIAALIDPSKALLETIKTNPKIIAKASFGFGDVNACVIFKKFEN